In the genome of Carnobacterium pleistocenium FTR1, one region contains:
- a CDS encoding TIGR02530 family flagellar biosynthesis protein, whose protein sequence is MQNQTIANSSNPINQRIDRTFRSFLTESLQEPTPSTEMKISNHAQKRMEERGIQLNQSDLTTIAGAVEELNQKGSKNSLIVYKEMALIASIANRTIITAMNTNEMETITNIDSVKKINV, encoded by the coding sequence ATGCAAAACCAAACAATAGCCAACAGTTCCAACCCAATCAATCAACGAATTGATCGAACATTCCGTTCTTTTTTGACAGAATCGCTGCAAGAACCAACGCCTTCTACAGAAATGAAAATTTCTAATCATGCCCAAAAACGCATGGAAGAAAGAGGCATTCAGTTGAATCAATCGGACTTAACAACTATCGCAGGTGCAGTAGAAGAGTTGAATCAAAAGGGATCAAAAAATTCATTGATCGTGTATAAAGAGATGGCATTGATCGCCAGTATTGCTAATCGAACCATTATCACGGCCATGAACACCAATGAAATGGAAACCATCACCAATATCGACAGTGTGAAAAAAATAAACGTATAA
- a CDS encoding FliH/SctL family protein, whose product MTIAKIPKEADQEHLSGQPVIEPIEVMQAKVLLDETHAKKKVILSEAQEEAKQLKEKAEKKGFEEGMAQGYEMGYAAGMKQAEEESQRMKESIYSMLNEAKEVVESYYQAKKIDFIELAGHMAETIVHKSIDVSSDQVMDLIKPVLHRLKREDQFITLMVRPEQKELVKEKVKEFEKENQDIRFAVLSDNTLDKNGCIVENAHAIVDLQVRKQLDSMIDEMKNAG is encoded by the coding sequence ATGACTATCGCAAAAATACCAAAAGAAGCAGATCAAGAGCATCTAAGTGGACAACCAGTAATAGAACCTATTGAAGTCATGCAAGCGAAAGTTTTATTAGATGAAACACATGCAAAAAAAAAAGTGATCCTTTCTGAAGCGCAAGAAGAAGCGAAACAACTGAAAGAAAAGGCTGAAAAAAAAGGGTTTGAGGAAGGCATGGCACAAGGATACGAAATGGGCTATGCAGCTGGCATGAAACAAGCTGAAGAAGAAAGCCAGCGCATGAAAGAATCGATCTACAGCATGCTGAATGAAGCCAAAGAAGTGGTTGAGAGTTATTACCAAGCTAAAAAAATCGACTTCATCGAACTTGCGGGGCATATGGCTGAAACCATTGTTCATAAAAGCATTGATGTGTCATCGGATCAAGTGATGGATCTGATCAAACCGGTCTTACATCGTTTGAAACGAGAAGATCAATTTATTACGTTGATGGTCAGACCCGAACAAAAAGAGTTGGTTAAAGAAAAGGTAAAAGAGTTTGAAAAAGAGAACCAAGATATTCGGTTTGCAGTACTGTCAGATAATACCTTAGATAAAAATGGGTGTATCGTTGAAAACGCCCATGCAATCGTTGACCTACAAGTCAGGAAACAATTAGACTCGATGATAGATGAGATGAAGAATGCGGGGTGA
- a CDS encoding flagellar hook assembly protein produces the protein MDFPTDFMMGSINNSTATETNTAELSTEDFLQIMAASIKMPSMPGESGSGSSGGGETDYLAQLAQFNTLDQLTSMSEMMNMNVLMTQQQQALSLLGKEVKVAGAESGFVTGTVDKVKFDQGYATIQIDGADYVLNDILEVGDQT, from the coding sequence ATGGACTTTCCAACTGATTTTATGATGGGATCAATCAATAATAGCACAGCTACGGAAACAAACACGGCAGAACTCTCAACAGAAGATTTTCTACAAATCATGGCAGCATCCATAAAAATGCCGTCTATGCCTGGAGAAAGCGGTAGTGGCAGTAGCGGTGGTGGTGAAACAGACTATCTAGCTCAATTAGCTCAGTTCAATACGTTGGATCAGTTGACAAGTATGTCAGAAATGATGAATATGAACGTTCTGATGACGCAACAGCAACAAGCTCTAAGTCTTCTAGGAAAAGAAGTCAAAGTAGCGGGTGCAGAATCAGGTTTTGTCACTGGGACCGTGGATAAGGTTAAATTCGATCAAGGGTACGCGACGATCCAAATAGATGGAGCAGATTACGTACTAAATGATATTTTAGAAGTCGGTGACCAGACGTAA
- a CDS encoding flagellar hook-length control protein FliK, translating to MTMNPTPVSPISNSVQLKPKSQQKVRPEEFEAQFAGYLAKEKPHTLHKESTNETVEEEKTEDSQEEPTEEKLTSDSPVLYFGPFNINQEQQPIKSTLIKSEQLQVEVNQLLNSSEPVFAAQVAVESEKIEAFDKKEDGMLDTQKAQIIKNVDNLLVKKSDLIEVNQILVTAKEIKLGATILPTGRFLTAEWKNGQLGVTQLIVEPTNLAEVSMNEGSGETVQPIELNGTTSDNQQLNLATMESKLNSSVEPSVKDPNSLMKDLESAEQVAEVDKSSQPIQQQSLVEALTLKSSSVGETVKQASIQMVSEVIIQEAESLLSGKQSVAQVTLSPEKLGEVRITVELIDNVLTTKIIVDNVETRELLTTGMSRLTDNLDRQNIRLEELTIQLNDHATADSASQERQGEGQKRTFGQKQARILGNESEPLNSEGKTDTGRLSILV from the coding sequence ATGACAATGAACCCAACTCCTGTTTCTCCCATTAGTAATAGTGTCCAACTAAAGCCTAAGTCGCAGCAAAAAGTACGGCCTGAAGAATTTGAAGCACAATTTGCCGGATATTTAGCAAAAGAAAAGCCTCACACGCTACATAAAGAAAGTACGAATGAAACAGTTGAAGAAGAAAAGACTGAAGACAGTCAAGAAGAACCAACTGAGGAAAAGCTTACCTCAGATTCACCAGTGCTTTATTTTGGGCCGTTTAACATAAATCAAGAGCAACAACCCATAAAAAGTACGCTGATTAAGAGTGAACAGCTACAAGTTGAAGTGAACCAACTACTAAATAGTAGTGAACCGGTTTTTGCAGCACAAGTAGCAGTTGAATCGGAAAAGATAGAAGCCTTTGATAAAAAAGAGGACGGAATGCTGGATACCCAAAAAGCTCAAATAATTAAAAATGTAGATAACCTGTTAGTAAAAAAATCTGATTTGATTGAAGTAAATCAAATTCTAGTGACTGCAAAAGAAATCAAATTGGGCGCAACGATTTTACCAACTGGACGTTTTTTGACGGCAGAATGGAAAAACGGACAATTGGGTGTCACCCAACTGATCGTTGAACCTACTAATTTAGCAGAAGTTTCAATGAATGAAGGTTCAGGTGAAACCGTTCAACCAATTGAATTGAATGGAACAACAAGCGACAATCAGCAGCTAAACTTAGCTACGATGGAGAGTAAATTGAACTCTTCAGTGGAACCGAGTGTTAAGGATCCCAATTCTCTTATGAAAGATTTAGAAAGCGCAGAACAAGTCGCTGAAGTAGATAAATCGAGTCAACCGATCCAACAGCAGTCGCTAGTTGAAGCTTTAACGCTCAAGTCATCAAGTGTAGGAGAAACGGTCAAACAAGCGAGTATCCAGATGGTAAGCGAAGTGATCATCCAAGAAGCTGAATCCCTTTTAAGTGGCAAACAATCGGTTGCACAGGTGACTTTATCGCCTGAAAAACTGGGTGAAGTGAGAATCACAGTAGAATTGATTGACAACGTGCTGACGACTAAAATTATTGTGGATAATGTTGAAACGAGAGAATTACTGACAACTGGAATGAGTCGGTTGACGGATAATTTAGACCGCCAAAACATTCGCTTAGAAGAATTAACGATTCAATTGAACGATCATGCAACAGCTGATTCGGCTTCTCAAGAAAGACAGGGAGAAGGACAGAAGCGGACGTTTGGACAAAAACAAGCAAGAATTTTGGGGAATGAAAGCGAACCGCTGAACTCTGAGGGGAAAACAGATACCGGCAGACTCAGTATCTTAGTGTGA
- a CDS encoding motility protein A: MKKNIVPIIGMILGVGLIVWSITSSGDISSFVDAPSLVITLGGSFSAILISFPLKSIKTLPSILKTIVLDPNPDYAKLIESFIALSRKARSEGILAIEADIEDQDNELMISGLQMVVDGLEPEVIRDIMEITTENIEKRHSIGQDIFLKWGEMAPAYGMIGTLIGLVIMLGELNDPSTIGVGMATALITTFYGSFLANLVFLPIASNLKMQTTEEMKFCEMIVEGVLSLQAGENPRVIEQKLKSYLPFESKEEVIKSAMKAADKLQKEEENYG, encoded by the coding sequence ATGAAAAAAAACATTGTACCCATAATCGGTATGATCCTAGGTGTCGGGTTGATTGTTTGGTCGATTACGTCTAGTGGTGATATTTCCAGTTTTGTCGATGCACCTTCGCTTGTGATCACGCTTGGTGGTTCCTTTAGTGCAATTTTAATCAGTTTTCCATTGAAATCAATCAAAACTTTGCCGTCTATTCTAAAAACGATAGTGCTTGACCCGAATCCTGATTATGCTAAGTTGATTGAATCGTTTATAGCATTGTCTAGAAAGGCTAGAAGTGAAGGGATTTTAGCGATTGAAGCAGATATCGAGGATCAAGACAACGAATTGATGATAAGTGGACTGCAAATGGTTGTCGATGGATTAGAACCAGAAGTAATCAGAGATATAATGGAAATCACAACTGAAAATATTGAAAAAAGGCATAGTATTGGACAAGATATCTTTTTGAAATGGGGCGAAATGGCTCCAGCATATGGAATGATTGGAACTCTGATTGGTTTAGTTATTATGTTGGGAGAATTAAATGACCCTAGTACGATTGGTGTAGGTATGGCAACGGCGCTGATCACAACTTTTTATGGAAGTTTTTTAGCAAATTTGGTTTTCTTGCCGATCGCTAGTAATTTAAAAATGCAAACAACTGAAGAAATGAAATTCTGTGAAATGATTGTAGAAGGCGTACTATCTTTGCAAGCAGGAGAAAATCCACGTGTCATTGAACAAAAATTAAAAAGTTACTTGCCTTTTGAAAGCAAAGAAGAAGTGATTAAATCAGCGATGAAAGCAGCAGATAAGCTTCAAAAAGAGGAAGAAAACTATGGCTAG
- the fliJ gene encoding flagellar export protein FliJ, protein MANYKFSMEKVLDWRSDTEEEKKKNLVQVQQNKLQQETTLQRLIGENIKIKNDSLTTSRIDVLRRQNLYKDMIDEKIIHQKNVVGKAVKEVEVARLALMEAHKDRKVMEKLKEKEFTFMMEQEKQDEQKQLDEMATLSFGKSFY, encoded by the coding sequence GTGGCAAACTATAAATTTTCAATGGAAAAAGTTCTCGATTGGCGCTCTGATACCGAAGAAGAAAAGAAAAAAAATCTAGTACAAGTTCAACAGAATAAATTGCAACAAGAAACCACCTTACAACGATTAATAGGCGAAAACATAAAAATAAAAAATGACAGTTTAACCACTAGCCGCATCGACGTCTTGCGGCGTCAAAATTTATACAAAGATATGATCGATGAAAAAATTATTCACCAAAAAAATGTGGTCGGTAAAGCGGTAAAAGAGGTAGAAGTCGCACGTTTGGCCTTAATGGAAGCTCATAAAGATCGAAAAGTTATGGAAAAGTTAAAGGAAAAAGAATTTACCTTTATGATGGAACAAGAAAAACAAGATGAACAAAAACAATTAGATGAAATGGCGACTTTAAGTTTTGGAAAATCATTCTATTAA
- the fliI gene encoding flagellar protein export ATPase FliI produces MFDIPFETYHNQLNRKSYYLKMGKVSQVTGLIIKVEGLDAFVGEVCEILIKSSGRVALSEVVGFVDEMVLLMPLDELEGIGPGCLVKPTGKTLKVEISEKLLGNTLDGLGRPMDTSLVVDGVFYDVNRSSPNPFKRKKIKDVMPTGIKAIDGTLTVGEGQRIGIFAGSGVGKSTLLGMMARYIEADIIVIGLIGERGREVLEFIEKDLGEEGYRKSVVVCATSDMPPLVRLKGAAVATTIAEYFRDQGKKVVLMMDSVTRVAMAQREIGLATGEPPTTKGYTPSVFTTLPKLLERSGMSENGSITAFYTVLVEGDDMNEPIADSVRGILDGHIVLSRKIASENHYPAIDVQNSISRLMKDVAAEKHSAAAGKLKENMAIYADSKDLIDVGAYRKGSNPLVDRAVQLNTPIKSFLKQRVDERYAFDEVVDQLKTLFEVQQFGNQ; encoded by the coding sequence ATGTTTGATATTCCTTTTGAAACGTATCATAACCAATTGAATCGGAAAAGCTATTACTTAAAGATGGGGAAAGTCAGTCAAGTGACGGGTCTGATTATTAAAGTAGAAGGATTAGATGCATTTGTCGGCGAAGTGTGCGAGATATTGATCAAATCATCTGGTAGAGTGGCGCTGAGTGAGGTCGTTGGTTTCGTGGATGAAATGGTCTTACTGATGCCGCTGGATGAATTAGAAGGCATCGGACCAGGTTGTTTAGTTAAACCGACGGGCAAAACGCTAAAAGTTGAAATCAGTGAAAAATTGCTTGGCAATACGTTAGATGGTTTAGGTCGACCAATGGATACCTCTTTGGTAGTAGATGGTGTGTTTTATGATGTCAACCGCAGCTCGCCAAATCCTTTTAAGCGTAAAAAAATCAAAGATGTTATGCCGACAGGGATAAAAGCGATTGATGGAACATTGACTGTTGGAGAAGGACAACGAATCGGAATCTTTGCAGGTAGTGGGGTCGGAAAAAGTACGTTGTTAGGCATGATGGCGCGCTACATTGAAGCAGACATCATCGTAATTGGACTGATTGGCGAACGTGGCAGAGAAGTGCTGGAATTTATCGAGAAAGATTTAGGCGAAGAAGGCTACCGAAAATCAGTTGTCGTTTGTGCAACGTCAGATATGCCTCCGTTGGTCCGCCTAAAAGGGGCAGCTGTAGCGACCACCATTGCTGAGTACTTTCGAGATCAAGGCAAGAAAGTTGTTTTGATGATGGATTCGGTGACGCGTGTGGCGATGGCCCAACGTGAAATTGGGTTAGCAACTGGCGAGCCACCAACCACTAAAGGGTATACACCATCTGTTTTTACAACATTGCCTAAGTTATTAGAACGAAGTGGTATGTCTGAAAATGGTTCGATAACGGCTTTTTATACCGTATTGGTTGAAGGGGATGACATGAATGAACCCATCGCCGATTCGGTACGTGGAATCTTGGATGGACATATTGTGTTATCACGAAAAATTGCATCCGAAAACCATTACCCAGCGATTGATGTGCAAAATAGCATCAGTCGTTTGATGAAAGACGTTGCAGCTGAAAAACATTCTGCTGCAGCTGGGAAATTAAAAGAAAACATGGCGATTTATGCGGATTCGAAAGATCTGATCGATGTAGGAGCTTACCGTAAAGGCAGCAATCCACTAGTTGATCGGGCCGTTCAGTTGAATACACCGATAAAAAGCTTTTTAAAACAACGAGTTGATGAGCGGTATGCCTTTGATGAAGTTGTTGACCAATTAAAAACACTCTTTGAAGTACAACAATTTGGTAATCAATAA
- a CDS encoding flagellar biosynthetic protein FliO has translation MGFGLGYVLKSVVALIVIIWAANYGLKYLNTFMTKKNQVIKVIERTSTSKGSALSIVEIADTYYLMSFADNRNEILKELTAVEKEKIANSLEENKADFSMRSDRQQTGKKIVQTFKSLRSQYQSFYEKRK, from the coding sequence TTGGGATTTGGACTGGGTTATGTATTGAAAAGTGTCGTAGCATTAATTGTCATCATATGGGCAGCAAATTATGGTTTAAAGTACTTAAATACGTTTATGACAAAAAAAAATCAAGTGATCAAGGTGATCGAACGAACTTCAACCAGTAAAGGTTCGGCACTGAGTATTGTAGAAATTGCCGATACGTACTACTTGATGAGTTTTGCAGATAACCGCAATGAAATCTTAAAAGAACTGACAGCAGTAGAAAAAGAGAAAATCGCAAATAGTTTAGAAGAAAATAAAGCAGATTTTTCGATGAGATCAGACAGACAGCAAACGGGTAAGAAAATTGTTCAGACTTTTAAATCATTACGGTCCCAGTACCAGTCTTTCTATGAAAAGAGGAAATAA
- a CDS encoding flagellar basal body-associated FliL family protein, which translates to MAAEQTKTTKKTKVAKGTKGTKGTKSKKKRLWATIVLIVIVIIGVISYGLISGKTQVIISDLFKEEIIETTVPLEEFLINLDSGTSVKKNFLKIELSVHSSTEGAEEKLTAEMAQIRDSVISVLRKKTEDTVFEEEDTKLLIKKELIAAINTKIDEELVDDIFITNIVTQ; encoded by the coding sequence ATGGCAGCTGAACAAACTAAAACGACAAAGAAAACAAAAGTGGCTAAAGGAACTAAGGGTACTAAAGGAACTAAAAGCAAGAAAAAAAGGTTATGGGCTACTATTGTTCTTATTGTAATAGTAATTATAGGAGTCATCAGTTATGGTTTGATTTCTGGTAAGACACAGGTAATTATTTCAGATTTATTTAAAGAAGAAATTATAGAAACTACCGTTCCATTAGAAGAATTCTTAATCAATTTGGACTCTGGTACATCGGTTAAAAAGAACTTTTTGAAAATCGAGCTTTCAGTACACAGTTCAACAGAAGGCGCTGAGGAAAAATTAACTGCTGAAATGGCTCAAATTCGAGATTCAGTTATTTCAGTTTTGCGTAAAAAAACAGAAGACACCGTTTTTGAAGAAGAAGACACTAAATTACTGATTAAAAAAGAATTGATAGCTGCTATTAATACTAAAATAGATGAAGAACTGGTGGATGATATTTTCATCACAAATATTGTCACGCAATAA
- a CDS encoding flagellar FlbD family protein: MIALTATSGKEFYLNCDLIYRVDRTFDTIITLTDGKSLRVTETEKEIVEKIIQYRRKISNGFSEGEL, translated from the coding sequence ATGATTGCTTTAACAGCTACTTCAGGAAAAGAATTTTATTTGAATTGTGATCTAATTTATCGGGTAGACCGCACTTTTGACACTATTATCACGTTGACTGATGGTAAAAGCTTACGTGTTACCGAAACAGAAAAGGAAATAGTGGAAAAAATTATTCAATACAGAAGAAAAATAAGCAACGGTTTTTCAGAAGGAGAATTATGA
- a CDS encoding flagellar hook-basal body complex protein, which produces MLKSLYSGVTGMRNIQTKMDVISNNIANVSTTGFKTGRVRFEDMLSQTNVTAQASTNAQQVGLGVQVGSIDTVMSGGSLQSTGRSLDFGIENGDSSFFTVNDGTNTFYTRDGGFYTDPEGDLVTSGGLNVQGYMATNNTGTLGTNLEAINIPQTIVEDGNNQSLQSYSVDSSGLVVGSYSGGVSRTIGRIALTSFSNPDGLEKSGGNLYIESANSGVPVAGNPGDPGYGSVRSGFLEMSNVDLANEFTEMIITSRSYQANSRSITTSDTMLEELINLKR; this is translated from the coding sequence ATGTTAAAATCACTATACTCAGGCGTTACCGGAATGAGAAATATTCAAACGAAAATGGACGTTATTTCAAATAATATTGCCAATGTCAGTACGACAGGATTTAAAACAGGTAGAGTTCGTTTTGAAGATATGCTGAGTCAAACAAATGTAACGGCACAAGCAAGTACCAATGCTCAACAAGTTGGTTTAGGGGTTCAAGTTGGATCAATCGATACGGTTATGTCAGGTGGTTCTTTGCAATCAACTGGAAGATCACTTGACTTTGGGATTGAAAATGGCGATAGTTCATTTTTCACAGTCAATGATGGAACCAATACTTTCTATACAAGAGACGGCGGATTTTATACGGATCCTGAAGGTGATTTGGTAACTAGTGGGGGCTTAAACGTACAAGGATACATGGCAACTAATAACACGGGCACTCTAGGAACAAACCTTGAGGCTATAAATATTCCACAAACCATTGTAGAAGATGGGAACAACCAGTCATTACAAAGTTACAGCGTAGATAGTAGTGGGCTCGTTGTAGGATCATATAGTGGTGGAGTATCTAGGACAATAGGCCGCATTGCTTTAACGTCATTTTCTAACCCAGATGGACTAGAAAAAAGTGGTGGAAACTTATATATTGAATCGGCTAACTCAGGTGTTCCAGTAGCAGGGAATCCGGGAGATCCTGGATATGGAAGTGTGCGTTCTGGGTTTTTAGAAATGTCTAACGTGGATTTAGCGAATGAATTTACGGAAATGATCATTACTAGCAGATCTTACCAAGCAAACTCAAGAAGTATCACAACTTCTGATACGATGTTGGAAGAATTGATCAATCTAAAAAGATAA
- a CDS encoding flagellar motor protein MotB, whose product MARRRKKKETTDSSSGGGWITTFADLMSLLLTFFILLYSMSSVSLEKFQEASNSIQSAFNGGDSVIEGSTVTDTETETEPSEDIIAVPSEDAIDPELIKMYDEVVEFLETKDMTAQASVKYDQDGIYVNIQESILFGSGSAIIADSGKNTLNNLGELIQQFENDVVIEGYTDNVPMNNANFSSNWELSTSRALSVLRYLSEERSVTPTRLSAKGYGEYHPSVPNNSDENRAKNRKVNIVLVYDQQEE is encoded by the coding sequence ATGGCTAGAAGACGGAAAAAGAAAGAAACTACTGATAGCTCTAGTGGAGGGGGTTGGATAACAACTTTTGCGGATTTGATGTCGTTATTGCTGACATTTTTTATCCTCCTCTATTCTATGTCAAGTGTCAGTTTAGAAAAATTTCAAGAAGCATCCAATTCGATTCAATCAGCCTTTAATGGTGGAGATTCTGTAATCGAAGGAAGTACAGTAACAGATACAGAAACAGAAACTGAGCCAAGCGAAGATATTATAGCAGTACCAAGTGAAGATGCCATTGATCCAGAATTAATCAAAATGTATGACGAAGTTGTTGAATTCTTAGAAACAAAAGATATGACAGCTCAAGCAAGTGTTAAATACGATCAAGATGGAATTTATGTAAACATTCAAGAATCTATTTTATTTGGAAGTGGAAGTGCAATTATCGCTGATTCTGGAAAGAATACATTAAATAATTTAGGTGAGTTGATCCAACAATTCGAAAATGATGTCGTAATAGAAGGTTATACGGACAATGTTCCAATGAACAATGCTAATTTTAGCAGCAACTGGGAATTATCTACCAGTAGAGCTTTGTCCGTTTTACGATATTTAAGTGAAGAGCGAAGCGTTACTCCTACAAGGTTATCAGCTAAAGGATATGGGGAATATCACCCATCTGTTCCAAATAATTCAGATGAAAATAGAGCGAAAAATAGGAAAGTAAACATTGTACTCGTTTATGATCAGCAGGAGGAGTAA